From one Acidobacteriota bacterium genomic stretch:
- a CDS encoding glycoside hydrolase family 3 protein, translated as MQHTAPAIPRLGIPSYDWWNEALHGVARSGYATVFPQAIGMAATWDSDLVYQEGRVISTEARAKYNQAQREGNHSIYYGLTFWSPNINIFRDPRWGRGQETYGEDPFLTSRLGVAFVRGMQGDNPKYLEVVATPKHFAVHSGPESLRHGFNAKASEYDIEDTYFPAFRATLVNAHAGSTMCSYNAINGPPACADTFLLQKTLRGDWDFHGYVTSDCGAVDDIFSGHHFTPDIEHASALAVKAGTDTTCGNEYITLVKAVHDGLIKESEIDTSVKRLFTARMRLGMFDPPSAVPFNKIPMSEVNSPTHRQLALRAARESIVLLKNNGALPIKASVKTIAVIGPNAESLPAIEGNYHGVPVHPVLPIDGFLKEFAGKAKILYAQGSPYVTELPAPVPQAAFHPAGNLSVSGLRAAYFPNAGFSGRPTLVRTDAQIQFDWNAASPAPGILLNAFSVRWTGTFTPPGPGDYTFGIQQPHCYPCGDHETFQVYLDGKSVLSSVDYNRNPRPGTFEVHFSDTRQHAFRLDYSHRSPLFGAGVTLVWKAPVDLLHQQAVQIARQADIVVVFVGLSPHLEGEEMPLHIPGFDGGDRTNLKLPEVQRELLEALAATGKPLIVVLLNGSALAVNWAQEHAAAILEAWYPGESGGTAVAETLDGSNNPAGRLPVTFYRSVDQLPAFTDYSMQNRTYRYFHGDPMYSFGYGLSYSNFAYSNLHISSNRITAGQNLTVEADVKNTSGIAGDEVAELYLEYGQKAGAPIRALKGFKRLHLAAGQTRRVSFTLDPRDLSMATENGERMVFSGSYTVFVGGSQPGKSASGVSANLQVRGQLKLAQ; from the coding sequence ATGCAACACACGGCTCCGGCAATCCCCCGGCTTGGCATTCCATCATACGACTGGTGGAATGAGGCGCTGCACGGAGTGGCGCGCTCCGGTTACGCCACAGTGTTCCCACAGGCGATCGGAATGGCTGCCACGTGGGATTCCGATCTCGTATACCAGGAAGGCCGCGTCATCTCAACCGAAGCCCGCGCCAAATACAACCAGGCGCAGCGCGAGGGAAATCATAGCATCTACTATGGACTCACATTCTGGTCGCCCAATATCAATATTTTTCGAGATCCCCGTTGGGGACGCGGCCAGGAGACCTACGGTGAGGACCCGTTTCTGACCTCACGGCTCGGAGTCGCGTTTGTCCGTGGCATGCAGGGTGATAATCCGAAATACCTCGAGGTGGTAGCGACGCCCAAACACTTCGCGGTGCACAGCGGCCCGGAATCCCTCCGGCACGGGTTTAACGCCAAAGCCTCCGAGTACGATATCGAAGATACGTACTTCCCTGCTTTCCGTGCGACACTGGTTAATGCGCACGCTGGTTCCACGATGTGTTCCTACAATGCGATTAACGGCCCGCCGGCTTGCGCGGACACATTTCTCCTGCAAAAGACCTTGCGCGGTGATTGGGATTTCCATGGCTACGTCACCTCTGACTGTGGCGCGGTGGACGATATCTTCTCTGGACATCACTTTACGCCCGACATCGAGCACGCTTCTGCCCTGGCTGTAAAAGCGGGAACGGACACAACCTGCGGAAACGAGTACATTACGCTGGTCAAGGCCGTCCATGATGGGCTGATCAAAGAGAGCGAAATTGATACGTCCGTGAAGCGCCTGTTTACGGCCCGTATGCGCCTGGGGATGTTTGATCCTCCATCTGCCGTTCCCTTCAACAAGATTCCCATGTCAGAAGTTAATTCGCCGACCCATCGCCAGCTTGCCCTTCGGGCAGCGCGGGAATCCATTGTCCTGCTGAAGAACAATGGCGCCCTGCCTATTAAGGCCAGCGTAAAGACCATAGCCGTAATTGGTCCCAACGCCGAGTCGCTCCCGGCAATTGAAGGCAACTATCACGGAGTGCCCGTCCACCCCGTCCTGCCTATTGATGGATTCCTCAAGGAGTTTGCCGGCAAAGCGAAAATTCTCTACGCCCAAGGCTCGCCCTACGTAACGGAACTGCCCGCACCAGTGCCGCAGGCTGCGTTTCATCCCGCGGGCAATCTATCTGTTTCAGGACTCAGAGCCGCGTATTTTCCGAACGCTGGCTTTTCGGGGAGGCCAACTCTGGTGCGCACGGACGCGCAGATCCAGTTCGACTGGAATGCAGCTTCGCCCGCACCCGGGATCCTGCTGAATGCTTTTTCCGTGCGCTGGACGGGAACCTTTACACCGCCGGGCCCAGGAGATTACACGTTCGGCATCCAGCAGCCGCACTGCTATCCCTGTGGTGACCACGAGACCTTCCAGGTCTATCTGGATGGAAAATCTGTTCTCAGCAGCGTGGACTACAATCGCAATCCGCGGCCGGGCACATTCGAGGTGCACTTCAGTGACACCAGGCAACACGCTTTCCGGCTTGATTATTCTCACCGTTCGCCGCTATTCGGCGCCGGGGTCACGCTGGTCTGGAAAGCTCCCGTCGATTTGCTGCACCAGCAGGCCGTGCAGATTGCTCGCCAAGCTGATATTGTGGTGGTTTTCGTCGGCTTATCACCACACCTGGAGGGCGAGGAGATGCCACTGCACATTCCTGGCTTTGACGGCGGCGACCGGACAAACCTGAAGCTGCCGGAAGTCCAAAGGGAACTCCTCGAGGCATTGGCAGCGACCGGCAAACCTCTAATCGTCGTACTCTTGAACGGCAGCGCGCTGGCCGTGAACTGGGCGCAGGAACATGCAGCAGCCATCCTTGAAGCCTGGTATCCGGGTGAAAGCGGCGGAACGGCGGTCGCCGAAACCCTGGACGGTTCGAATAATCCCGCCGGCAGGCTGCCGGTAACGTTTTACCGGTCGGTAGATCAGCTTCCGGCCTTTACGGATTACTCGATGCAAAACCGGACGTATCGGTATTTCCATGGCGACCCGATGTACAGTTTTGGATATGGCCTCAGCTACTCAAATTTCGCGTACAGCAATCTTCACATCTCATCGAACCGAATTACAGCCGGCCAGAATCTCACGGTCGAGGCTGACGTAAAAAACACTTCCGGCATCGCAGGGGATGAAGTTGCCGAACTGTACCTGGAATATGGACAAAAGGCGGGTGCTCCGATTCGGGCCCTTAAGGGATTTAAACGCCTCCATCTGGCGGCGGGGCAGACCCGCCGTGTCAGCTTTACTCTTGACCCGCGAGATTTGAGCATGGCCACGGAAAACGGCGAACGCATGGTGTTCTCCGGCAGCTACACGGTGTTCGTCGGGGGTAGCCAGCCCGGTAAAAGCGCAAGCGGCGTCAGCGCCAATTTACAGGTCCGCGGCCAACTGAAGCTGGCGCAGTAG
- a CDS encoding universal stress protein has translation MLKIGRILCPTDFSDFSERAYQYALTLARHYKAELFLLHVVRPVMIGYPEYAIPDSVNEFYGELREYAEEQLREFAKAHAEGGVQAVVAVEEGVVTESVLDFARENSVDMIVMGTHGRRGFQRLTLGSVTEKVLRKAGCPVLAVRQPAHDFVGPESGGEPVYLRRILLCSDFSECSERALQYALSLATEFGGELSLLHVLEHLPSDVQFEGEKARVIHLLEGEVPEKERSCCKIKAFVRSGKPYEEIIKLAEENQTDLIIVGVRGRNALDLALFGSTTHRVLQLGPCPVLAIHA, from the coding sequence GTGCTAAAAATCGGACGCATCCTTTGCCCCACGGATTTTTCTGATTTTTCAGAGAGAGCTTACCAATACGCCCTTACACTCGCCCGCCATTACAAGGCTGAACTGTTTCTGCTGCACGTTGTGCGACCGGTGATGATTGGTTACCCGGAGTATGCCATTCCTGATTCCGTCAATGAATTCTACGGGGAACTGCGCGAGTATGCCGAGGAGCAGCTACGGGAATTTGCCAAGGCCCACGCGGAAGGAGGGGTGCAGGCAGTAGTGGCAGTGGAGGAGGGAGTCGTAACAGAGTCGGTTCTGGATTTTGCACGTGAAAACTCCGTGGACATGATCGTGATGGGGACCCACGGCAGGCGCGGGTTCCAGAGGCTGACGCTGGGCTCGGTGACCGAGAAAGTGCTGCGAAAGGCAGGTTGTCCAGTGCTGGCAGTTCGCCAGCCTGCTCACGATTTTGTAGGGCCCGAGAGCGGGGGAGAACCTGTCTATCTACGCAGAATTCTGCTCTGCTCGGATTTTTCGGAATGCTCCGAACGGGCCTTGCAGTACGCGCTTTCACTGGCGACGGAATTTGGAGGCGAACTCTCACTTCTTCATGTCCTGGAGCATTTACCCAGTGATGTGCAATTTGAAGGGGAGAAAGCTCGCGTTATTCATCTGCTGGAAGGGGAGGTCCCTGAGAAAGAGCGGAGTTGCTGCAAGATCAAGGCATTCGTCCGGTCAGGCAAGCCGTACGAGGAAATCATCAAACTTGCAGAGGAGAACCAGACCGATTTGATCATCGTAGGTGTGCGCGGACGGAACGCCCTGGACCTGGCGCTATTTGGCTCAACCACGCATCGAGTGCTGCAACTGGGGCCTTGCCCCGTGCTCGCGATTCATGCTTGA